One window of Arvicola amphibius chromosome 6, mArvAmp1.2, whole genome shotgun sequence genomic DNA carries:
- the Sox4 gene encoding transcription factor SOX-4 — MVQQTNNAENTEALLAGESSDSGAGLELGIASSPTPGSTASTGGKADDPSWCKTPSGHIKRPMNAFMVWSQIERRKIMEQSPDMHNAEISKRLGKRWKLLKDSDKIPFIQEAERLRLKHMADYPDYKYRPRKKVKSGNAGAGSATTAKPGEKGDKVAGGSGHAGSGHAGGGAGGSSKPAPKKSCGPKVAGSAVGKPHAKLVPAGGGKAAASFSPEQAALLPLGEPTAVYKVRTPSAATPAASSSPTSALTTPAKHPADKKVKRVYLFGSLGASASPVGGLGAGADPSDPLGLYEDGGPGCSPDGRSLSGRSSAASSPAAGRSPADHRGYASLRAASPAPSSAPSHASSSLSSSSSSSSGSSSSDDEFEDDLLDMNPSSNFESMSLGSFSSSSALDRDLDFNFEPGSGSHFEFPDYCTPEVSEMISGDWLESSISNLVFTY, encoded by the coding sequence ATGGTACAGCAGACTAACAACGCGGAGAACACGGAGGCGCTGCTGGCCGGGGAGAGCTCGGACTCGGGCGCGGGCCTGGAGCTGGGCATCGCGTCCTCCCCGACGCCCGGCTCCACCGCGTCCACGGGCGGCAAGGCGGACGACCCCAGCTGGTGCAAGACGCCCAGTGGCCACATCAAGCGGCCCATGAACGCCTTTATGGTGTGGTCGCAGATCGAGCGGCGCAAGATTATGGAGCAGTCGCCCGACATGCACAACGCCGAGATCTCCAAGCGACTGGGCAAACGCTGGAAGCTGCTCAAGGACAGCGACAAGATTCCGTTCATCCAGGAGGCGGAGCGGCTGCGCCTCAAGCACATGGCTGACTACCCTGACTACAAGTACCGGCCGCGGAAGAAGGTGAAGTCCGGCAACGCGGGCGCGGGATCGGCGACCACAGCCAAGCCCGGGGAGAAGGGCGACAAGGTCGCAGGCGGCAGTGGCCACGCGGGAAGCGGCCACGCGGGTGGTGGCGCGGGCGGCAGCTCTAAGCCCGCGCCCAAGAAGAGCTGCGGCCCCAAGGTGGCGGGCAGCGCGGTCGGCAAGCCCCACGCCAAACTCGTCCCGGCGGGCGGCGGCAAGGCAGCTGCATCGTTCTCTCCGGAGCAGGCCGCCCTGCTGCCCCTGGGCGAGCCGACCGCCGTCTACAAGGTGCGGACTCCCAGTGCGGCCACCCCAGCCGCCTCCTCCTCGCCGACCAGCGCGCTGACCACCCCTGCCAAGCACCCAGCCGACAAGAAAGTGAAGCGCGTCTACTTGTTCGGGAGCCTAGGCGCTTCGGCGTCCCCCGTTGGGGGCCTGGGAGCAGGCGCCGACCCCAGCGACCCGCTGGGGCTTTATGAGGATGGAGGCCCGGGATGCTCGCCTGATGGCCGGAGCCTGAGCGGCCGCAGCAGTGCAGCATCATCGCCCGCAGCCGGTCGCTCGCCAGCTGACCACCGCGGCTATGCCAGCCTGCGCGCAGCCTCGCCCGCCCCGTCCAGCGCGCCCTCGCACGCGTCCTCTTCGCTTTCCTCGTCGTCGTCCTCCTCCTCCGGCTCCTCATCGTCTGACGACGAGTTCGAAGACGACCTGCTTGACATGAACCCCAGTTCAAACTTTGAGAGCATGTCCCTAGGCAGTTTCAGCTCCTCGTCCGCACTCGATCGGGACCTGGATTTTAACTTCGAACCCGGCTCAGGCTCCCACTTCGAGTTCCCGGACTATTGCACTCCCGAGGTGAGCGAGATGATCTCGGGAGATTGGCTAGAGTCCAGCATCTCCAACCTGGTCTTCACCTACTGA